From a single Sulfolobus sp. E5-1-F genomic region:
- the cas3 gene encoding CRISPR-associated helicase Cas3' yields the protein MGTMRKTKGRKGIEKLIEVVRREKKKGGRLPFFIVEFPTGYGKTKSVPEIFNELSDEGWAENVIHVLPLRVLVRNLLEDLYEMRLYNKNGPINLAYQMGDYIQSLDYKKEDQGKENNEQYKPKKRPLFDADYVLTTMDSFVHNFFKAPITELFKFNKHYFLPLGKIFTSLTVYDEAHIYFKNDENEIPTLFYAALEAHWYMRNPVLILSATLPDVFFNTEVLSQDKYIRLRLGEKDEDKRNEIIIHDEEFEKEMLSVVWKTQTIKKEDIVNKIKELVYEGKRVLVIIDSLKKVMKIYKEVCKDLSQGNECVLIHGRLIRKDRDEAASKLRTAKVVLGTSAIEAGIDVSFDALITTATNPNSVVQRVGRVFRYGNKEGKCDNKNNEAEIYIVEENNNKIIEFIKEHKMKINWRLPYKKDGYEVSYLDLIRATSDYYYRIDYKFMYNLKSILAPLYTPNEVINRFLRKNNFSLTRSLIEVYVRGIEDFKKIISQKPDENSNKKTSEREEFNKITMEIMSNSLVLGINEINGRIFKYVEGIGYLTPEGYKVIEKSPKCDFERLYKELMGKKKIQRSREVEKLYGKFIEEYKSTPILILRKDRYKEHVGLRVNK from the coding sequence ATGGGAACCATGAGAAAAACTAAAGGAAGAAAAGGAATAGAGAAACTAATTGAAGTTGTAAGAAGAGAGAAGAAAAAGGGGGGCAGATTACCGTTTTTTATAGTTGAATTTCCGACAGGTTATGGAAAAACGAAAAGTGTCCCTGAGATATTCAACGAATTATCAGATGAAGGTTGGGCAGAAAACGTTATACATGTTCTCCCTTTGAGAGTCTTAGTACGTAATTTATTGGAGGACTTATATGAAATGCGCTTATATAATAAAAACGGACCTATTAACCTAGCTTATCAGATGGGTGATTATATACAGAGTCTTGATTATAAAAAAGAAGATCAAGGGAAGGAGAATAATGAACAATATAAACCAAAGAAGAGACCTCTATTCGATGCTGACTACGTCCTAACTACAATGGATTCTTTTGTACACAATTTCTTCAAAGCCCCTATTACTGAGTTGTTTAAATTTAATAAACACTATTTCCTTCCATTAGGTAAAATATTTACCTCGTTAACGGTTTATGACGAAGCCCACATATATTTTAAGAACGATGAGAACGAAATACCTACATTATTTTACGCTGCATTAGAGGCTCACTGGTATATGAGGAACCCTGTATTAATACTTAGTGCAACATTACCAGATGTTTTCTTTAATACAGAAGTGCTTAGTCAAGATAAATATATTAGGTTAAGGCTTGGCGAAAAAGACGAGGATAAGAGAAATGAGATCATTATACACGATGAGGAATTTGAAAAAGAAATGCTAAGCGTTGTATGGAAAACCCAAACGATTAAAAAAGAAGATATCGTTAATAAAATTAAGGAGTTAGTTTATGAAGGAAAGAGAGTCTTAGTAATCATAGATAGTCTAAAAAAGGTTATGAAGATTTATAAGGAGGTGTGCAAGGATCTATCTCAAGGTAATGAGTGTGTACTAATTCACGGGAGATTGATTAGAAAGGACAGAGATGAGGCTGCTAGTAAATTAAGGACGGCAAAAGTCGTGTTAGGGACTAGTGCAATTGAGGCGGGAATTGACGTATCCTTTGACGCATTGATAACTACTGCAACCAACCCTAACTCCGTTGTTCAAAGAGTGGGAAGAGTTTTCAGATATGGCAATAAAGAGGGAAAATGCGACAATAAGAACAATGAAGCAGAAATATATATTGTTGAAGAGAATAACAACAAGATAATTGAATTCATAAAGGAACATAAGATGAAGATAAATTGGAGACTACCTTATAAAAAGGATGGCTACGAGGTTTCTTACCTAGATTTGATAAGGGCTACCTCGGATTATTATTATAGGATTGACTACAAATTTATGTACAACTTAAAGTCAATTTTAGCACCTCTCTATACGCCCAATGAAGTTATAAATAGGTTTTTGCGAAAGAATAACTTTTCTCTAACAAGAAGCTTAATTGAAGTTTACGTCAGAGGAATAGAAGATTTTAAGAAAATAATTTCACAAAAGCCAGACGAAAACTCTAATAAAAAAACTTCAGAGCGGGAAGAGTTCAATAAGATAACTATGGAAATAATGAGCAACTCATTAGTTTTAGGGATAAATGAGATTAATGGAAGAATATTCAAGTATGTTGAAGGAATTGGTTACCTAACTCCCGAAGGATACAAGGTTATTGAAAAGAGTCCAAAATGTGATTTCGAAAGATTGTATAAGGAGCTTATGGGTAAGAAGAAGATACAAAGAAGTAGAGAAGTTGAAAAATTATATGGAAAGTTTATAGAAGAATACAAATCGACTCCTATTCTTATCCTTAGAAAAGATAGATATAAGGAACATGTTGGTTTGAGGGTGAATAAGTAA
- a CDS encoding HD domain-containing protein: MACLAYYPNDNKNEKEELYEVHATDVVNYMRDNWFFEKLVNVISRRANLDKDEVHDLILLSGFLHDLGKIDTRYQEKPTGHYTDHELISARIILLATRISWDDMEPTNITKSEKNKMIGVMLIRPVLLHHYAKRDYSEVFRNINKNIKFQPYEECLDVITRMDVSFLRSELGREIVDKINNLLIKKKEIIVTVDKRMLPIDMKYSFYRFISASVLSLLNEADGRVAIKNRNSKPRR; this comes from the coding sequence ATGGCTTGTTTAGCATATTATCCTAATGATAATAAAAATGAGAAAGAGGAACTCTACGAAGTTCACGCTACAGACGTTGTAAACTATATGAGAGATAACTGGTTCTTTGAAAAATTAGTAAACGTTATATCGAGAAGGGCAAATCTTGATAAAGATGAAGTTCATGATTTAATTCTGCTTTCTGGTTTCCTTCATGACTTAGGAAAAATTGATACAAGATATCAAGAAAAACCAACCGGACACTATACAGATCATGAACTCATAAGTGCTCGAATAATATTACTTGCAACGAGAATAAGTTGGGATGATATGGAACCTACTAATATAACTAAATCGGAAAAAAATAAAATGATTGGAGTGATGTTAATTAGACCAGTCCTTTTGCATCATTATGCTAAAAGGGATTACTCAGAGGTCTTTAGGAACATAAATAAAAACATTAAATTCCAACCTTATGAAGAGTGTCTAGACGTGATAACACGAATGGATGTGAGCTTTCTCAGAAGTGAGCTTGGTAGAGAAATTGTAGACAAGATAAACAACTTACTGATCAAAAAGAAGGAGATAATAGTAACTGTAGACAAGCGAATGTTACCAATCGACATGAAATATAGCTTTTACAGATTTATTTCGGCTTCAGTACTTTCCTTACTGAATGAAGCTGATGGGAGAGTTGCAATTAAGAACAGAAATTCTAAACCACGAAGATAG
- the csa3 gene encoding CRISPR-associated CARF protein Csa3: MILIFTLGFDEKFQYRALMRHGKNVEKVIIVGSFREEKAKKALESLTNFIKTVEVPYEVVDVDPIDFENIVTKVGKVILQNAGKEFVANLSGGMRLIVLGVFSAFLLTGIDAVIEIETEDFTKVYQFKMSDVTFTSLSLTKDHLAILKAIKDGYSSANSISKTTEISLTTTWRRLNELKKEKLIDDSNKLTMKGKLLLEIYGP, translated from the coding sequence ATGATACTGATCTTTACACTTGGGTTTGACGAGAAGTTTCAGTATAGAGCGTTAATGAGGCACGGTAAAAACGTTGAAAAAGTCATTATAGTAGGTAGTTTTAGAGAAGAGAAGGCTAAAAAGGCGTTGGAATCTCTGACAAACTTTATAAAGACTGTTGAAGTTCCTTATGAGGTTGTTGATGTAGACCCTATTGACTTCGAAAACATAGTTACGAAGGTTGGAAAGGTTATTCTACAAAATGCGGGGAAAGAATTTGTAGCTAATTTGAGCGGAGGTATGAGGCTGATAGTTTTAGGAGTATTTTCTGCTTTTCTACTGACTGGAATAGATGCTGTTATTGAGATCGAGACTGAGGACTTCACAAAGGTTTACCAATTTAAGATGAGCGATGTTACTTTTACTTCCCTATCCTTGACCAAGGATCACTTGGCAATACTGAAGGCTATTAAAGATGGTTATTCGTCAGCTAACTCAATAAGTAAGACTACGGAAATTTCCTTAACTACAACATGGAGGAGGTTAAACGAGTTGAAGAAAGAGAAATTAATTGACGATTCGAATAAACTTACAATGAAAGGTAAGCTCTTGTTGGAAATTTACGGGCCTTAA